One region of Metallosphaera sedula DSM 5348 genomic DNA includes:
- a CDS encoding glutamine synthetase family protein — MSRTDLIETLKSGRVDYVRVEFIDILGHVRGRSLRRAEFERVMAQDLGVPYAESLVMLDFQDRPLKSRYEDMIAVPDPQSFVIIPYLERTARVLSFLFSPDGSPLPFCTRSLLQRAVNKLEEHGLRLETSFEPTFYLLKNNQGNWETADMGKAFSPEGLMDQQDFLKDVIKHLEMVGVQVEMINKHYGPGQYEITFSSADVMSASDYLITAREVIRDVAKLHGKMATFMPKPFANTPGSSMDIYLKLVKSDGSDAMLDPNDPKGVGLSRTAYAFFGGILEHLGSILAIASPTINSYKRFKELVTPNLGGMGSERHFLLRIPSNIKEQKAIEFRLADPLTNSYLLLSAIIMAGIEGIEKNLDAEVNNVVKSIPRDLREALSNLESDTSLKYSLGEELIRAFLDLKTREIDEYESFVTQWERDAYLKAGW; from the coding sequence TTGTCAAGGACAGATCTCATTGAGACCCTTAAGTCTGGCAGGGTCGATTATGTTAGAGTGGAGTTCATAGACATCCTAGGCCATGTTAGAGGAAGGTCTCTTCGAAGGGCAGAGTTTGAGAGAGTCATGGCCCAAGACCTTGGAGTTCCCTACGCCGAGTCACTAGTCATGCTAGATTTTCAAGACAGACCATTAAAGTCAAGATACGAGGACATGATAGCCGTTCCTGACCCGCAGTCCTTTGTGATAATTCCCTACCTTGAGAGGACAGCAAGAGTGCTCTCCTTTCTCTTCTCACCAGACGGTTCCCCATTACCCTTCTGTACAAGAAGCCTTCTGCAGAGGGCAGTAAATAAACTAGAGGAGCACGGTCTCAGGTTGGAAACCTCATTTGAACCCACCTTCTACCTGCTTAAGAATAATCAGGGTAACTGGGAGACTGCCGACATGGGAAAGGCATTTTCTCCGGAGGGGTTAATGGATCAGCAAGATTTCCTGAAGGATGTAATCAAACACCTTGAAATGGTGGGCGTACAAGTTGAGATGATAAACAAGCATTATGGTCCTGGGCAATACGAGATAACCTTCTCCTCTGCAGATGTGATGAGTGCATCGGATTACCTGATAACGGCGAGAGAAGTAATCAGGGACGTTGCTAAACTTCACGGGAAGATGGCAACATTCATGCCGAAGCCCTTCGCCAATACACCTGGAAGTAGCATGGACATTTACCTTAAGTTGGTTAAGTCAGACGGTTCCGATGCCATGCTGGACCCCAACGACCCCAAGGGAGTGGGGCTGAGTAGAACAGCCTATGCGTTCTTTGGTGGAATTCTGGAGCACCTGGGATCAATTTTGGCTATAGCCTCTCCCACGATAAATTCCTACAAGAGGTTCAAGGAGTTAGTAACTCCGAACCTAGGTGGTATGGGTTCAGAGAGGCACTTCCTCCTTAGGATACCCAGTAATATAAAGGAGCAAAAGGCAATAGAGTTTCGCCTTGCGGATCCCTTAACCAACTCTTACTTGCTGTTGTCAGCTATCATCATGGCTGGGATTGAGGGCATTGAGAAGAATTTAGACGCCGAGGTCAATAACGTCGTAAAGAGCATTCCCAGAGACTTGAGGGAGGCTTTGAGCAACCTAGAAAGCGACACCTCCCTTAAGTATTCCCTAGGTGAAGAGCTAATAAGGGCCTTCCTTGATCTCAAAACAAGAGAAATAGACGAGTATGAATCATTTGTAACGCAGTGGGAGAGGGACGCCTACCTAAAGGCAGGATGGTAA
- the taw21 gene encoding tRNA 4-demethylwyosine(37)-methyltransferase Taw21 — protein MSLERGRIWKRIEIVGDIAVIPIPFDFEMNELRAYADEVMGKTKVKSVWGRKRDVSGIYRLPTYVHLAGENRSDTIYREHGCSYYLDLRKVFFSEKLSYEHKRIAEKVRPGERVANLFSGFGPISILAYKLRKPAVVYSIDINPYAYYFMMVNVELNSAYGVIPMYGDAFVRLNQLEPLDRIISPLPERDREAYELSMSRLKPGGHLHLFAEVEANRDEDPVSKAMASFPGAVEGRVVRSVNPGKYHVILDIRKNT, from the coding sequence ATGAGTTTGGAGAGAGGTCGCATCTGGAAAAGAATTGAGATAGTGGGAGATATAGCGGTAATTCCCATACCCTTTGATTTCGAAATGAACGAGCTTAGGGCTTACGCTGACGAGGTAATGGGAAAGACTAAGGTCAAGTCCGTGTGGGGTAGGAAGAGGGATGTGTCTGGGATATACAGACTTCCCACATACGTCCACCTTGCTGGAGAGAACAGGAGTGATACTATCTACAGGGAACATGGATGTTCCTATTACCTAGACTTGAGGAAGGTCTTCTTCTCGGAGAAGTTATCCTATGAGCACAAGAGGATAGCTGAAAAGGTTAGACCAGGCGAGAGGGTCGCTAACCTCTTCTCAGGATTTGGTCCAATCTCTATTCTAGCCTATAAGCTGAGGAAACCTGCAGTTGTTTACTCCATTGACATTAATCCATATGCCTACTACTTCATGATGGTTAATGTAGAGCTCAATAGCGCTTACGGGGTAATACCCATGTACGGCGACGCCTTTGTCAGGCTGAACCAACTTGAACCCCTGGACAGGATAATCTCCCCGCTACCCGAGAGGGACAGAGAGGCATATGAACTCTCCATGTCAAGGCTAAAACCTGGAGGCCATCTCCATCTCTTCGCCGAAGTGGAGGCAAACCGGGATGAGGACCCTGTGAGTAAGGCTATGGCCTCCTTTCCAGGGGCGGTGGAAGGTAGGGTGGTGAGGAGCGTTAACCCCGGAAAGTATCACGTGATCCTGGACATAAGGAAGAACACCTGA
- a CDS encoding amidohydrolase family protein, translating into MKISIKAGIAYGKTGVLRDVHLGIDGSKLVAMTKEEPEDFEDAELVLGGRDRIVSPGLISTHTILSLYPFRYSIVSGKRNANEIVSSMTQSDAYHFAILGAYHLLRVGVTSAVTADPYPESVARAMIKVGIRPIIAVNVGCSWGPSDWKREFKVLREKWSGGETRVVLKVCSDDDLDEVVALSNEFKVPVLMDRSVSLSGNTPNKVIALGGGSRGDLSVIRQRGFGLSFLPSVEVCKFTLGSYSPSIALDLSLRYDPRAELGFAVSRLLLTPDEAFKSATIWGYNQLLMNYPLEIGSTSDLVVYQVNEPPFYPLDLTSPYETLLFSTGVPETVIVGGEPVLDGTVPLNVGSKDIEEVQEIINEFGERSHLEKN; encoded by the coding sequence TTGAAAATCTCGATTAAGGCGGGAATTGCGTATGGTAAGACTGGCGTGTTGAGGGATGTCCACCTAGGAATAGATGGATCCAAGCTGGTAGCAATGACGAAGGAAGAGCCAGAAGACTTTGAAGATGCTGAACTAGTTTTAGGGGGAAGGGATAGAATTGTCTCGCCTGGACTTATCTCAACTCATACCATCCTTTCGCTTTACCCCTTTAGGTATTCAATTGTCTCTGGCAAAAGGAACGCCAATGAGATAGTGTCCTCTATGACTCAAAGTGACGCTTACCATTTCGCAATTCTAGGTGCCTATCATCTTTTGAGGGTTGGTGTTACCAGCGCGGTAACGGCAGATCCCTATCCTGAAAGCGTGGCAAGAGCCATGATTAAGGTAGGGATTAGACCCATAATTGCCGTGAACGTGGGTTGTAGCTGGGGTCCATCTGACTGGAAGAGGGAGTTTAAGGTCCTTCGAGAGAAGTGGAGTGGCGGAGAAACTAGGGTTGTTCTCAAGGTATGTAGTGACGATGATTTGGACGAGGTAGTTGCCTTATCCAACGAGTTCAAGGTTCCTGTTCTTATGGATAGGTCTGTCAGCCTTTCGGGGAACACGCCAAACAAAGTCATAGCCCTAGGAGGCGGATCTAGGGGGGACCTGTCTGTAATAAGGCAACGCGGTTTTGGCCTGTCATTTCTCCCGTCAGTGGAGGTATGTAAATTCACGTTAGGGTCCTATTCTCCTTCTATTGCCCTAGATCTTAGTTTGAGATATGATCCAAGGGCAGAACTAGGATTTGCTGTTTCTAGGCTACTTCTTACCCCGGATGAGGCCTTCAAGTCAGCAACAATTTGGGGTTACAATCAACTCCTCATGAATTATCCGCTAGAGATAGGGTCGACCTCAGACTTAGTGGTTTACCAGGTGAATGAACCACCATTCTACCCTCTTGATTTGACATCGCCGTACGAGACCCTACTTTTCTCTACCGGAGTACCAGAGACTGTAATTGTGGGTGGCGAGCCAGTTCTTGACGGAACTGTTCCCCTTAACGTAGGTAGCAAGGACATAGAGGAGGTCCAGGAGATTATCAATGAGTTTGGAGAGAGGTCGCATCTGGAAAAGAATTGA
- the cobA gene encoding uroporphyrinogen-III C-methyltransferase — protein sequence MKGRVALVGAGPGDPGLITVKGLQLLGSCDVVVYDRLVSEELLKFARKDAELIYAGKNLGESLNQSLINEILLQKALEGKFVVRLKGGDPYVFGRGEEECSFLLERGVDCEVVPGVTSAVAVPAYAGIPVTSRWFSSGFCVVTGSKADGSSIDPDYIPKKGTLVIMMGVSRVEDVKRAILKVRDPGEPVAVIERGTTPSQRVVECTLEKLDLCVRENGISSPAIIVVGEVVKLRNKLWNYHDTLG from the coding sequence ATGAAGGGAAGAGTCGCGCTAGTTGGTGCTGGACCTGGAGATCCTGGCCTCATTACAGTCAAAGGCCTTCAACTTCTGGGATCCTGCGACGTTGTAGTATACGACAGACTGGTATCCGAGGAGCTTCTTAAGTTCGCGAGAAAGGACGCCGAGCTCATATATGCTGGGAAGAACCTAGGCGAGTCCCTTAATCAATCCCTCATTAACGAAATACTGCTTCAGAAGGCACTCGAGGGAAAATTTGTGGTTAGGCTGAAGGGCGGAGATCCCTACGTTTTCGGTCGCGGGGAGGAGGAATGTTCTTTCCTCCTAGAAAGAGGTGTAGATTGTGAGGTCGTCCCTGGAGTAACGAGCGCTGTCGCAGTCCCAGCTTACGCAGGGATCCCTGTCACATCACGGTGGTTTTCCTCTGGTTTCTGCGTGGTTACTGGATCCAAGGCTGACGGTTCAAGCATTGACCCTGATTACATCCCCAAGAAGGGAACACTCGTTATCATGATGGGGGTATCACGGGTGGAAGACGTAAAGAGAGCCATTCTAAAGGTAAGAGATCCAGGAGAGCCTGTTGCGGTCATAGAGAGGGGAACTACTCCTTCCCAGAGGGTTGTGGAGTGTACACTAGAAAAACTAGATTTATGCGTTAGGGAGAATGGTATCTCTTCTCCAGCGATAATTGTGGTGGGTGAAGTGGTCAAGTTAAGAAATAAATTGTGGAATTACCATGATACATTGGGCTGA
- a CDS encoding YHS domain-containing protein, translating into MKDPVCGEEVSTSTYTYMYKGKTYYFCSPMCMAEFKKRPEKYVK; encoded by the coding sequence TTGAAGGATCCCGTTTGTGGGGAAGAAGTTTCAACATCTACTTATACATATATGTACAAGGGTAAAACGTACTATTTCTGTAGCCCAATGTGCATGGCCGAGTTTAAAAAGAGACCAGAAAAGTACGTAAAATAG
- the cutB gene encoding glyceraldehyde dehydrogenase subunit beta — MYPPKFGYVIPDSVDEANEFLEKHEDAKALAGGHSLIPMLKLRILRPSYLVELKGLNDLHFIKKEEGKIRIGALTTHYEIVKANLPLLSEAGATVADPQVRNMGTIGGVISHLDPAADYPASLIAMDAVVRIKGTRGEREEPFKDFAKDMFSPDLNPGELVKEVIIPGFKGYSFSYKKLERRAGDYAIVGVAVLLKKEAGVVKDVRIGLTAVNNKAVRASEAEKVLLDRSPDEKLIEEAAEKAMSYANPTSDIRGSAEYKKKMTRVMTKRALQDALTR; from the coding sequence ATGTACCCACCAAAGTTCGGTTATGTAATACCCGATTCAGTGGACGAGGCAAACGAGTTTCTAGAGAAACATGAAGATGCCAAGGCTCTTGCGGGAGGTCATAGTCTAATTCCCATGTTGAAACTAAGGATACTTAGACCGTCATATCTCGTGGAGCTAAAGGGTTTAAATGACCTTCACTTCATCAAGAAAGAAGAGGGTAAAATAAGAATAGGTGCGCTCACCACGCATTATGAGATTGTAAAGGCAAATTTACCCCTGTTAAGTGAGGCCGGTGCCACCGTAGCCGATCCCCAGGTCAGGAACATGGGCACAATTGGGGGAGTAATATCTCACCTAGATCCTGCAGCTGATTATCCTGCCTCCCTTATTGCAATGGACGCCGTAGTGAGAATAAAAGGTACCAGGGGAGAAAGGGAGGAACCTTTCAAGGACTTTGCGAAGGACATGTTTTCGCCAGACCTGAATCCAGGCGAGCTCGTGAAAGAGGTCATAATACCTGGCTTCAAGGGTTATTCCTTCTCCTACAAGAAACTGGAGAGGAGGGCCGGAGATTACGCCATTGTGGGAGTGGCTGTCCTACTGAAGAAGGAAGCTGGAGTTGTGAAGGACGTAAGGATTGGTCTCACGGCGGTGAACAACAAGGCTGTTAGGGCGTCCGAAGCGGAGAAGGTACTTCTGGATAGATCGCCAGATGAGAAGCTCATAGAGGAGGCTGCGGAGAAGGCTATGAGCTACGCTAACCCCACCTCAGATATAAGAGGAAGTGCTGAGTATAAGAAAAAGATGACAAGGGTTATGACCAAGAGAGCTTTACAGGATGCGTTGACGAGGTGA
- the cutC gene encoding glyceraldehyde dehydrogenase subunit gamma produces MKVYEKDQKVKINLKVNGKEIETEVEPRRLLVHVLRDLGFTGVHIGCDTSNCGACTVLLNGKSVKSCTLLAVEANNSEITTIEGLAKDGKLHPVQEAFWDKHALQCGYCTPGMIMQSVWLLKENPNPTEEEIREGISGNLCRCTGYQNIVEAIKTAAEKLRLDQPLYQRQ; encoded by the coding sequence ATGAAGGTCTACGAGAAAGATCAAAAGGTTAAAATAAACCTGAAAGTTAACGGTAAGGAAATTGAGACTGAGGTAGAACCCCGTAGACTACTTGTTCACGTTCTTAGGGACCTAGGATTCACCGGAGTTCACATAGGTTGCGATACATCAAACTGTGGAGCATGCACAGTTCTACTCAATGGAAAGAGCGTTAAATCATGCACCCTTCTCGCAGTTGAGGCCAATAACTCGGAGATAACCACAATTGAGGGTTTAGCTAAGGATGGAAAGCTTCACCCAGTCCAAGAGGCCTTCTGGGATAAACATGCCTTACAATGTGGGTATTGCACCCCTGGTATGATAATGCAAAGCGTCTGGCTCCTCAAGGAGAATCCTAATCCCACGGAGGAGGAAATTAGGGAAGGCATCTCAGGGAACCTTTGCAGGTGTACAGGATATCAGAACATTGTTGAGGCGATTAAGACAGCCGCCGAGAAACTTCGATTAGATCAGCCTCTGTATCAACGTCAATAA
- a CDS encoding nucleotidyltransferase family protein: MNVIGVLVLAGGEGSRFKGNKLLAKIGDTPVLGWVLNALPSERVIVAGRYAPEIINHFPEEVILYNPHWKEGISASLKLGIRFFKDTDGVLVALGDMPLITRDTVNKILSSFYPSCNAVIPVHKGEWGNPVLLSRKLFDQVEKLTGDVGAKVILKKSSDLCFVECGEEVLIDVDTEADLIEVSRRLS; encoded by the coding sequence GTGAACGTGATAGGTGTACTTGTTCTTGCGGGAGGGGAAGGGTCAAGATTCAAGGGAAATAAGCTATTGGCTAAAATAGGAGACACCCCTGTACTAGGTTGGGTGTTAAACGCGCTACCTTCTGAGAGGGTAATAGTCGCCGGAAGATATGCTCCCGAGATCATCAACCACTTTCCCGAAGAGGTGATACTATACAACCCTCACTGGAAAGAGGGAATCTCCGCTTCCCTAAAGCTAGGAATCAGGTTCTTCAAGGACACTGATGGTGTACTTGTTGCGTTGGGAGATATGCCCCTCATCACTAGGGACACTGTGAACAAGATCTTGAGCTCCTTTTATCCCTCATGTAACGCAGTAATTCCTGTTCATAAGGGGGAATGGGGCAATCCAGTCCTCCTCTCGAGGAAGTTGTTTGATCAAGTGGAAAAACTCACTGGAGACGTAGGGGCCAAAGTCATTCTCAAAAAAAGTTCTGACCTATGTTTCGTAGAGTGCGGGGAAGAAGTGCTTATTGACGTTGATACAGAGGCTGATCTAATCGAAGTTTCTCGGCGGCTGTCTTAA
- a CDS encoding 4Fe-4S dicluster domain-containing protein — MILDASIFSRAIAIMGIESIKKQMVTEEKEVIIGRGTSMSGSILQYLNPKVTIAPSRFEDGSVYRVVENKGTFSKLDVPSGITFKELLDRLSRDNLYPALFPMYLTGTVGGFVATNGSGFGSYKFGFVNYKKIVHEFKDKFTVSLLTVNYGELVETSEESKFSWTGIFRDGKEVYYVPSIYSGLLEKKNGSIDTSSLVKEISSSMEKLLGNNKIPICVRSDKLVEIPQVEWGPGYIINYNSPFRQVVRCGSISRDDMDEFFSFLKKNPTVLPFPNLQSYSEIQKVILNKFDKDVKIPKHANPIKAEYLEALKCVNCGQCLDSCLAYRTTQDYLRSPPGKFSRLFTGETNFEACFGCMECQEACPVGVNISSVTEVLPKLREKKNVTPIDTPQVSFRIREMERIVEGKYRNKPPVMLFAGCAAKYDMQGIEGFLQFLLDYGEELNTYSPRVKIVDGSCCGFDKLIAGDVEGAKADVMKIKELKEKQGLRGVYFLCPEALYVYNKLSGEQGVLAYDLLKDKVNGTIHAGCWARKLGYSGEDKECAGSYFTTYHGKLVQIKNKKVLTICPFSTWKFNTVSVYGSFAKPDSTRKSAEETSMEVNEEEIIDVLRDALKNAILMSADDVADRANSWSVGGKSYFVLLSIPVIRKRFTNILVQRLGRNTDLKNYFSKLVNNQILLSEKSSRWSEIVNGMNFDVLADELIKRVADSGKLEYESRNLINKPEFRSAILDDVLKKIVTPTVIQDIIKNIAYM, encoded by the coding sequence ATGATACTAGACGCTTCCATCTTCAGTAGGGCCATAGCAATTATGGGTATAGAATCCATAAAGAAGCAGATGGTGACCGAAGAGAAGGAAGTAATTATAGGGAGAGGAACCTCGATGTCAGGCTCCATACTCCAATATCTAAACCCCAAGGTTACCATTGCCCCCTCTAGGTTTGAAGATGGAAGCGTCTACAGGGTCGTGGAGAACAAAGGAACCTTTTCAAAACTAGACGTTCCATCTGGTATTACCTTCAAGGAGCTTCTCGATAGACTTTCTAGGGATAATCTCTATCCAGCCCTCTTTCCCATGTACTTGACAGGAACAGTTGGTGGTTTCGTTGCCACCAACGGCTCCGGGTTTGGCAGTTATAAATTTGGTTTTGTAAATTATAAGAAAATTGTTCACGAATTCAAGGATAAATTCACGGTCTCCCTTCTAACTGTAAATTATGGAGAACTAGTGGAAACGTCAGAGGAATCAAAGTTTTCGTGGACTGGGATTTTTAGGGATGGAAAGGAAGTTTACTACGTTCCTTCCATCTATTCTGGGCTCCTTGAGAAGAAGAACGGATCGATTGACACATCGAGTTTGGTAAAAGAGATCTCTTCATCTATGGAAAAACTACTCGGTAATAACAAAATCCCTATTTGCGTGAGGTCAGACAAGCTCGTGGAAATACCACAAGTGGAATGGGGACCGGGTTACATCATCAATTATAATTCGCCGTTTAGGCAAGTAGTGAGATGTGGCTCCATATCTAGGGACGACATGGACGAGTTCTTCTCTTTTCTAAAGAAGAATCCCACTGTTCTCCCGTTCCCAAACCTTCAGAGTTACTCAGAGATACAAAAGGTGATACTGAATAAATTCGATAAAGACGTGAAAATCCCCAAGCATGCAAACCCCATAAAGGCCGAATATCTAGAAGCTCTAAAATGCGTGAATTGTGGCCAATGCCTAGACTCCTGTTTGGCCTATAGAACTACGCAGGATTACTTAAGGTCACCTCCAGGGAAATTTAGTAGATTATTCACGGGTGAGACTAATTTTGAGGCCTGTTTCGGTTGTATGGAGTGCCAGGAAGCTTGTCCAGTGGGCGTAAATATATCTAGTGTTACCGAAGTTCTACCTAAACTCAGGGAGAAAAAGAATGTTACTCCCATAGATACTCCTCAAGTCTCGTTTAGAATAAGGGAAATGGAGAGGATAGTGGAGGGTAAATATAGAAACAAGCCCCCCGTTATGCTCTTTGCGGGATGCGCTGCGAAATACGATATGCAGGGAATTGAGGGTTTTCTTCAATTCTTACTGGATTACGGCGAAGAACTTAACACGTATTCTCCTAGGGTTAAGATAGTGGATGGTTCCTGTTGTGGTTTTGATAAACTGATTGCTGGCGACGTGGAGGGAGCTAAAGCGGACGTCATGAAGATCAAGGAGTTAAAGGAGAAGCAGGGACTAAGGGGAGTTTATTTCCTGTGTCCAGAGGCCCTATACGTTTACAATAAACTTAGCGGCGAGCAGGGAGTCCTAGCGTATGACTTACTCAAGGATAAAGTTAATGGTACTATTCACGCGGGTTGCTGGGCGCGAAAATTGGGATATTCGGGAGAAGATAAGGAGTGTGCCGGATCCTATTTTACTACATATCATGGTAAGCTCGTACAAATAAAGAACAAGAAAGTTCTCACAATTTGCCCGTTCTCGACCTGGAAATTCAACACAGTATCCGTGTATGGATCTTTCGCTAAGCCTGATTCGACAAGGAAATCTGCGGAGGAGACCAGCATGGAAGTTAATGAGGAAGAGATTATAGACGTATTGAGAGACGCGCTAAAGAATGCAATCCTAATGTCTGCTGATGACGTAGCAGATAGGGCAAATTCGTGGAGCGTGGGAGGTAAGTCCTATTTCGTTCTTCTATCTATTCCAGTCATAAGGAAAAGGTTCACGAATATATTGGTTCAGAGGCTTGGACGTAATACTGACCTGAAAAACTATTTCAGTAAACTAGTGAACAATCAGATCTTATTGAGTGAAAAGTCCAGTAGGTGGAGTGAAATAGTTAATGGAATGAACTTCGATGTGTTAGCTGACGAGCTGATAAAGAGAGTAGCTGACTCAGGGAAACTTGAATATGAGTCTAGAAACTTGATTAATAAGCCTGAGTTTAGGTCAGCCATACTCGATGATGTTCTTAAGAAGATCGTAACACCGACAGTGATCCAAGATATAATAAAGAACATAGCGTATATGTGA
- a CDS encoding GHMP family kinase ATP-binding protein produces the protein MVDVVIPISVSGIWRPFISDNPTRSGSIGITVILEPYSFARVTEGEGVYLNGNPVKMKNLEYLEAKMGKVRVNMESKVPLGFGYGMSASVSLAYALGASQIRGIDLEQAALLAHESEVISGNGLGDVVSQFFGRNIVYRERPGFPPYGVIRIFEISSDDIYSKPLEALPTKSILQPLDVSFTLINEFLSNPSIDKFFEVSRKFTEALGFTSPFPNSFRKKGLILKLGKPESDSWIRHRIASRGAYVE, from the coding sequence ATGGTCGACGTTGTAATACCTATCAGTGTTTCCGGCATCTGGCGTCCTTTTATTTCGGACAACCCTACGCGATCTGGCTCCATAGGGATAACGGTTATCCTGGAACCTTATTCCTTTGCTAGAGTTACAGAGGGAGAAGGTGTGTATCTCAACGGAAACCCAGTGAAAATGAAAAACCTAGAGTATCTGGAGGCTAAGATGGGGAAGGTTAGAGTAAATATGGAAAGCAAAGTTCCGTTGGGATTTGGATATGGCATGAGTGCCTCCGTGAGTCTAGCGTACGCCCTGGGTGCGTCGCAGATAAGGGGAATAGATCTGGAACAGGCAGCTTTGTTAGCCCATGAAAGTGAAGTTATCTCGGGGAACGGGCTGGGAGATGTGGTTTCCCAGTTCTTTGGCAGAAACATAGTTTACAGGGAGAGACCTGGATTTCCGCCATATGGAGTAATAAGAATCTTTGAGATATCTTCAGATGATATATATTCTAAACCTTTGGAGGCACTTCCCACTAAGTCTATCCTTCAGCCGCTTGATGTTTCGTTTACCTTGATTAATGAGTTCTTGAGTAACCCATCCATTGACAAATTTTTTGAGGTGTCCAGGAAATTTACCGAGGCTCTGGGATTTACGAGCCCATTTCCTAACTCCTTCCGAAAGAAGGGACTAATACTTAAATTGGGGAAACCGGAGTCGGACTCATGGATAAGACACAGGATAGCAAGTCGAGGAGCATACGTGGAATAG
- a CDS encoding 4-phosphopantoate--beta-alanine ligase, with protein sequence MDKTQDSKSRSIRGIVPENHPRRESILVRERLVEAMEREVVVPQGLIAQGRGECFDYLIGEKTRDFAERALEVAAVLLIEAKNPVISVNGNMAALVPREIVELADAIPAKIEVNLFYRDEIREKAIEKVLREAGAREVLGVGEDASETIPELFSQRRRVSKRGILSADVVLLGLEDGDRTEALVKMGKKVIAIDLNPLSRTSLTASVTIVDNVIRAIPALREKVLKMKSLSREEREKLLKGYNNRDVLRGAMKFMSERLAQLSLDL encoded by the coding sequence ATGGATAAGACACAGGATAGCAAGTCGAGGAGCATACGTGGAATAGTACCTGAGAATCATCCTAGAAGAGAGTCAATACTGGTCAGAGAAAGACTCGTGGAGGCAATGGAGAGGGAAGTTGTGGTTCCCCAGGGGCTGATAGCTCAGGGTAGAGGAGAGTGCTTCGATTATCTAATAGGCGAGAAAACGAGGGATTTTGCCGAGAGAGCCTTGGAGGTAGCTGCGGTTCTCTTGATTGAAGCCAAAAACCCCGTGATTTCGGTAAACGGTAACATGGCAGCTCTCGTGCCAAGGGAGATAGTTGAACTGGCTGACGCGATCCCAGCTAAGATTGAGGTCAACCTCTTCTATAGGGATGAGATCAGGGAGAAAGCGATCGAGAAGGTGTTGCGGGAGGCTGGAGCAAGGGAAGTACTTGGAGTTGGGGAGGACGCGTCTGAGACAATACCAGAACTCTTTAGCCAGAGAAGGAGGGTAAGCAAAAGAGGTATCCTCTCCGCAGATGTGGTTCTCCTGGGACTTGAGGACGGTGATAGGACTGAGGCGTTGGTGAAGATGGGCAAGAAGGTCATTGCCATAGACCTCAACCCGCTCTCCAGGACTTCTCTAACTGCCAGTGTGACAATAGTGGACAACGTGATCAGGGCAATACCAGCCTTGAGGGAGAAGGTCCTTAAGATGAAAAGCCTGAGCAGGGAGGAAAGGGAAAAGCTCCTGAAAGGATATAACAATAGAGACGTCCTAAGGGGTGCCATGAAGTTCATGTCCGAGAGGCTGGCTCAGCTCTCCCTAGACTTATAG
- the panB gene encoding 3-methyl-2-oxobutanoate hydroxymethyltransferase: MQRLTIRDFLKKKGKEKITMLTVYDYSMAKILSETEVDGFLVGDSLGMNVLGFPSTLQVTMDHMIHHTRAVVRASPRQLIVVDMPFMSYEPSNEVAVKNAGILASEGADAVKLEGGVEVYERVANIVKFGVPVMGHIGLTPQRYLTLGGYRTVKDEAKLISDALALEEAGAFSIVIENVYAEIAKKITEKVSIPTICIGAGPHCDGQVLVIHDLLGMGDIQPYFSRKYLDLKAEIREAVKRYINDVKTGTFPGRENYKSRES; the protein is encoded by the coding sequence ATGCAAAGGTTAACAATTCGGGATTTCCTGAAAAAGAAGGGGAAAGAAAAGATAACCATGTTGACAGTGTACGACTACTCCATGGCAAAGATCCTGTCGGAGACTGAAGTGGACGGGTTTCTAGTCGGGGACTCATTGGGAATGAACGTGTTGGGGTTTCCCTCTACTCTCCAGGTTACCATGGACCATATGATTCATCACACCAGGGCCGTAGTGAGAGCCTCCCCGAGGCAGTTAATAGTCGTGGATATGCCCTTCATGAGCTACGAGCCCTCCAATGAAGTTGCAGTTAAGAACGCAGGTATTCTGGCTAGCGAGGGCGCGGACGCCGTGAAGCTCGAGGGAGGAGTAGAGGTTTATGAAAGGGTAGCAAACATCGTTAAGTTCGGGGTTCCCGTTATGGGGCATATAGGCCTTACACCACAAAGGTATCTCACTCTAGGTGGTTACAGAACTGTGAAGGACGAGGCAAAACTGATCTCGGACGCATTGGCCTTGGAAGAGGCAGGGGCGTTCTCCATCGTAATAGAGAACGTTTACGCCGAAATAGCCAAGAAAATAACGGAGAAGGTGTCCATACCCACAATCTGCATAGGTGCAGGTCCCCACTGCGATGGTCAGGTTCTAGTGATACATGACCTCTTAGGAATGGGAGATATACAGCCATATTTCTCCAGGAAGTATCTAGACCTGAAGGCTGAGATACGTGAAGCTGTGAAAAGATACATTAACGACGTAAAAACGGGAACCTTTCCAGGAAGGGAGAACTATAAGTCTAGGGAGAGCTGA